A single window of Jaculus jaculus isolate mJacJac1 chromosome 14, mJacJac1.mat.Y.cur, whole genome shotgun sequence DNA harbors:
- the Klk11 gene encoding kallikrein-11, translated as MMILRFVTLALVTGHVGGETRIIKGYECTPHSQPWQVALFQKTRLLCGATLIAPKWLLTAAHCRKPQYVVLLGEHNLQRADGCEQKRTATKSFPHPDFNNSLPNKDHRNDIMLIKLSSAAFITRAVRPLTLSSHCVKAGTRCLISGWGTTSSPQLRLPHSLRCANISIIGHEECEKAYPGNITDTMLCASVGKEGKDSCQGDSGGPLVCDGSLQGIISWGQDPCAVTRKPGVYTKVCKYVDWIHHTMRNN; from the exons ATGATGATTCTGCGGTTTGTCACGCTTGCTCTGGTGACAG GGCATGTAGGGGGAGAGACCAGGATCATCAAGGGATACGAGTGCACACCTCACTCCCAGCCATGGCAGGTGGCCCTGTTTCAGAAGACACGGCTGCTGTGCGGGGCAACCCTCATCGCCCCCAAATGGCTCCTGACAGCAGCCCACTGCCGCAAGCC CCAGTACGTGGTCCTCCTGGGGGAACACAATCTCCAGCGGGCAGATGGCTGTGAGCAGAAGCGGACAGCCACCAAGTCCTTTCCCCACCCCGACTTCAACAACAGCCTCCCCAACAAAGACCATCGGAATGACATCATGTTGATCAAGTTGTCCTCAGCAGCTTTCATCACCCGGGCTGTGCGGCCTCTCACCCTGTCATCCCACTGTGTCAAGGCTGGAACCCGCTGTCTCATTTCTGGCTGGGGCACCACATCCAGCCCACAGT TGCGTCTGCCCCACTCCTTGCGATGTGCCAATATCTCCATCATAGGACATGAGGAGTGTGAGAAAGCCTACCCTGGCAACATCACGGACACTATGCTGTGTGCCAGCGTTGGGAAAGAGGGGAAGGACTCCTGCCAG GGTGACTCTGGAGGCCCTCTAGTCTGTGACGGGTCTCTTCAAGGAATCATCTCCTGGGGTCAGGACCCGTGTGCTGTCACCAGAAAGCCGGGTGTCTACACGAAAGTCTGCAAATATGTGGACTGGATCCACCACACTATGAGAAACAATTAG
- the Klk10 gene encoding kallikrein-10 yields the protein MRPSQVHLSAASGAPVLVKVILLQPLLMAQLWGAEALLPGNHSAAPATPCARDSQPWQVSLFHGLKFQCAGVLVDPSWVLTAAHCWRKKTLMARVGNDHQLFFLEKQLRLTHPPVIHPKYQPCSGPILPHRSDEHDIMLLKLKSPVVMNSRVYPLQLPYQCAQPGQACHSAGWGTTATRRVKYNTKLTCSRVTLLSSKQCEVFYPGVITNNMICAGLDNGQDPCQSDSGGPLVCDEILQGILSWGIYPCGASQHPAVYTEICKYVPWIRKVIHSN from the exons ATGAGACCCTCGCAGGTCCACCTCTCCGCTGCCTCTGGCGCTCCGGTCCTGGTAAAGGTGATTCTGCTGCAGCCGCTACTGATGGCGCAACTCTGGG GCGCCGAGGCGCTGCTCCCCGGGAACCACAGCGCCGCCCCTGCCACTCCGTGCGCCCGTGACTCGCAGCCCTGGCAGGTCTCCCTCTTCCATGGCCTAAAGTTTCAGTGCGCGGGCGTCCTGGTGGACCCGAGCTGGGTGCTCACGGCGGCACACTGCTGGAGGAAGAA GACACTTATGGCTCGTGTCGGGAATGACCACCAACTGTTTTTCCTGGAAAAGCAGCTCCGCCTCACTCACCCCCCTGTTATCCACCCCAAGTATCAACCCTGCTCGGGCCCCATCTTGCCTCATCGCTCAGACGAACATGACATCATGCTGCTGAAGCTGAAAAGCCCTGTGGTCATGAATTCCAGGGTGTACCCCCTTCAACTGCCCTACCAGTGTGCCCAGCCTGGGCAGGCTTGCCACAGCGCTGGCTGGGGGACCACAGCCACCCGCAGAG TGAAGTACAACACGAAGTTGACCTGCTCCAGGGTCACTCTCCTGAGCTCTAAGCAGTGTGAGGTCTTCTACCCTGGTGTGATCACCAATAACATGATTTGTGCTGGGCTGGACAATGGCCAGGACCCTTGCCAG AGCGACTCTGGTGGCCCCCTGGTGTGTGACGAGATCCTGCAGGGCATCCTTTCGTGGGGCATTTACCCTTGCGGTGCTTCCCAGCACCCAGCTGTCTACACTGAGATCTGCAAGTATGTCCCTTGGATCAGGAAGGTCATTCACTCCAACTGA
- the LOC101600323 gene encoding kallikrein-12, producing MRPSILLFLCALGLSQADREKIFDGIECGRNSQPWQVGLFQGKYLRCGGVLVDRQWVLTAAHCSGRYIVRLGEHSLSQLDWTEQFRFITFSVTHPSYQGARRSHEHDLRLLRLAWPVRLTHAVRPLPLPRSCAPAGTLCHISGWGTTNQPPNSFPDRLQCLSLSIVSNDTCRAVFGGRVTENMVCAGGDAGKDACQGDSGGPLVCGGVLQGLVSWGSVDPCGQKGIPGVYTNVCKYVDWIRMVIANN from the exons ATGAGGCCCAGCATCCTCCTGTTCCTGTGTGCTCTCG GTCTCagccaggcagacagagagaagatctTTGATGGAATCGAGTGCGGGAGGAACTCACAGCCTTGGCAGGTGGGGCTGTTTCAGGGTAAATACCTGCGCTGTGGCGGTGTCCTGGTGGACCGACAGTGGGTGCTCACAGCTGCCCACTGCAGTGGCAG GTATATTGTGCGCCTTGGGGAGCACAGCTTGAGCCAGCTGGATTGGACAGAGCAGTTCCGGTTCATCACCTTCTCTGTGACACATCCCAGCTACCAGGGCGCCCGGCGGAGCCATGAGCATGACCTCCGGCTTCTGCGGCTGGCCTGGCCTGTGCGCCTGACCCACGCGGTCAGGCCCCTGCCTCTGCCCAGATCCTGTGCACCTGCAGGAACCCTGTGCCACATCTCAGGCTGGGGCACCACCAACCAACCACCGA ACTCTTTCCCAGACCGGCTCCAGTGTCTCAGCCTCTCCATAGTCTCCAATGACACGTGTCGGGCTGTGTTCGggggaagagtgacagagaacatGGTGTGTGCAGGAGGCGATGCTGGGAAAGACGCCTGTCAG GGTGACTCTGGGGGGCCCCTAGTGTGTGGAGGAGTCCTTCAGGGTCTGGTGTCCTGGGGGTCCGTGGATCCTTGTGGACAAAAAGGCATTCCTGGAGTCTACACCAATGTTTGCAAATACGTGGACTGGATCCGAATGGTCATCGCAAACAACTAA